A stretch of the bacterium genome encodes the following:
- a CDS encoding glycoside hydrolase family 2, translating into MRALFYLLFCTACLGQTTETLYLSGIDKDHTVTWDFFCTHGRNSGHWSKIEVPSNWELQGFGCYNWGRDKILSDEKGLYRHAFTIPAGWKNKKIFLVFEASMTDTEVKINGRSAGPVHQGGFYRFQYDVTSLVRCGAQNRLEVTVSKMSANASVNEAERTADYWVFGGIYRPVYLQAFPFDYIERVAIDARQDGSFRIHVFSHLQRSNRQILVQLKREGRLLPGSWTASTAQACVQGRVQNPDLWSPEFPHLYTAVIRLQQDQRVLHTIEQRFGFRTVEVRPHDGIYVNEKKIMFRGVCRHCFWPESGRCTSRPLSLQDVNLIKDMNMNAVRMSHYPPDAHFLDACDSLGLFVIDELAGWQYPPYDTPVGKKLVAEMIHRDVNHPSIVLWANGNEGGFNYELLPEYAAHDPQQRTVIHPWETINGLNTFHYFPWDYGVGSVFHGKEVFFPTEVLHGLYDGGLGAGLDDYWNAMKSHPLSAGAFLWVFCDEGVLRRDLSDSMDTRGNMGPDGILGPFREKEGSFYTIRDIWSPIQFEKKIITSRFDGSLTVHNLFDETALQQCRFACEWVRYDGLFPQVKRQANAGKVQVPDTPPQGKGTLHISLPENWGQYDALYLTAWDPYERLINQWCWNLSTPQQWSARAVQPGAAPVVGVEENGRISLSSGAVTVEFDKQTGLISRIEKNQKTIPLTNGPRWAGVHPALKELRLFRSSQGPGVEWIYDGPMPCRMQWTMHNGGLCLLEYNYQPPTGAYDLLGITFSFPESLVTGATLLADGPYRVWKNRMRGPLLGLYNKEYNDTVTGESWLYPEFKGYYSRLYAVELQAGAASFSIVSATEDLFLHLFTPKRPKGAVNEQTVPLFPNGDLSFLHTITAIGNKSHPAELTGPQGWKSRLQPNRNSKGLSAKLYFVF; encoded by the coding sequence ATGCGCGCACTTTTCTACCTGCTTTTCTGCACAGCTTGCCTGGGCCAAACCACAGAAACCCTCTATCTGTCCGGCATCGACAAGGATCATACGGTGACTTGGGATTTCTTTTGCACGCACGGCCGCAACAGCGGTCATTGGAGCAAAATCGAGGTCCCTTCCAACTGGGAGCTGCAGGGTTTCGGCTGCTATAACTGGGGAAGGGATAAAATTTTGTCGGATGAGAAGGGGCTGTATCGGCATGCTTTCACTATTCCCGCCGGTTGGAAAAATAAAAAGATTTTTCTCGTGTTCGAAGCCTCTATGACAGATACCGAGGTCAAGATCAACGGCCGCAGCGCCGGCCCTGTGCATCAGGGCGGATTTTACCGGTTTCAATACGATGTGACCTCCCTGGTTCGATGCGGGGCGCAGAACCGGCTCGAAGTGACGGTGAGCAAGATGTCCGCCAACGCCAGCGTCAATGAGGCGGAGCGCACCGCCGATTATTGGGTGTTCGGCGGCATTTACCGGCCTGTATATCTGCAGGCGTTTCCCTTCGACTATATCGAGCGTGTCGCCATCGACGCCAGGCAGGATGGTTCTTTTCGCATTCATGTGTTTTCGCATCTGCAGCGTTCCAACCGGCAGATTCTTGTTCAATTGAAGCGGGAGGGACGTCTGTTGCCCGGCAGTTGGACCGCTTCAACAGCCCAAGCCTGCGTGCAGGGGAGAGTGCAGAATCCGGATCTATGGTCTCCGGAGTTTCCTCATCTCTATACTGCGGTGATCCGGCTGCAGCAGGATCAGCGGGTGCTGCACACCATCGAACAGCGGTTCGGCTTTCGTACCGTGGAGGTGCGGCCGCACGACGGCATCTATGTCAATGAAAAAAAGATCATGTTTCGCGGTGTTTGCCGTCATTGTTTCTGGCCGGAGTCCGGCCGCTGCACCAGCCGGCCGCTCAGTCTGCAGGATGTGAACCTGATCAAAGATATGAACATGAACGCCGTGCGCATGAGCCACTACCCACCCGACGCCCATTTTCTCGATGCGTGCGATTCTCTGGGGCTGTTCGTCATCGATGAACTGGCCGGCTGGCAGTATCCACCCTATGACACGCCGGTGGGCAAAAAGCTGGTCGCCGAGATGATCCATCGCGATGTCAACCATCCCAGCATCGTTCTCTGGGCCAACGGTAATGAAGGCGGATTCAACTATGAGCTGCTGCCCGAATACGCTGCCCACGATCCGCAGCAACGGACCGTGATTCATCCCTGGGAGACCATCAACGGATTAAACACGTTTCATTATTTCCCCTGGGATTACGGCGTCGGATCCGTCTTTCACGGCAAGGAGGTGTTCTTTCCCACCGAGGTGCTGCACGGCCTGTACGACGGTGGCCTGGGCGCCGGATTGGATGATTACTGGAATGCGATGAAGTCCCATCCGCTCTCGGCCGGCGCTTTTCTCTGGGTCTTTTGCGATGAAGGGGTGCTGCGCCGGGACCTGAGCGATTCCATGGACACCCGCGGAAATATGGGGCCCGACGGCATTCTCGGCCCCTTTCGCGAAAAGGAGGGCAGCTTTTACACCATCAGAGACATCTGGTCGCCGATTCAATTTGAGAAAAAGATCATCACCAGCCGCTTCGACGGCAGTCTGACGGTGCACAACCTTTTTGATGAAACCGCTCTGCAGCAGTGCCGGTTTGCCTGCGAATGGGTCCGCTACGATGGTCTCTTTCCTCAGGTGAAGCGTCAGGCAAATGCAGGAAAGGTGCAGGTGCCTGATACACCGCCGCAGGGAAAAGGGACCCTGCACATCAGCCTGCCGGAGAACTGGGGACAGTATGACGCGCTGTATCTTACCGCCTGGGATCCCTATGAGCGGCTGATCAACCAGTGGTGCTGGAACCTGTCGACGCCGCAGCAGTGGAGCGCACGAGCGGTGCAGCCGGGTGCTGCGCCCGTGGTTGGCGTCGAGGAGAACGGCCGAATCTCTCTCTCCTCCGGTGCAGTGACGGTGGAGTTTGACAAACAAACCGGTCTGATCAGCCGCATTGAAAAAAATCAAAAGACAATTCCACTGACCAACGGTCCGCGTTGGGCTGGTGTGCATCCGGCGTTGAAAGAGCTCCGGCTTTTCCGCTCCAGCCAGGGCCCGGGGGTGGAGTGGATTTACGACGGGCCCATGCCCTGCCGGATGCAGTGGACCATGCACAACGGCGGCCTCTGTCTGTTAGAGTATAACTATCAGCCGCCCACCGGTGCGTATGATCTGCTCGGCATCACCTTTTCCTTTCCCGAGAGTCTGGTGACCGGCGCCACCCTTCTCGCGGACGGACCTTACCGAGTCTGGAAAAATAGAATGCGCGGTCCGCTCTTGGGACTCTACAACAAAGAGTACAACGACACCGTGACCGGTGAGTCCTGGCTCTATCCGGAATTCAAGGGCTACTACAGCCGGCTGTACGCGGTTGAACTGCAAGCCGGCGCGGCCTCCTTCTCCATCGTTTCTGCCACCGAGGATCTGTTCCTGCATCTATTCACGCCTAAGCGGCCCAAAGGGGCGGTCAATGAGCAGACGGTTCCGCTTTTTCCCAATGGCGATCTCTCGTTCCTGCACACGATCACCGCCATCGGCAATAAATCGCATCCAGCGGAGCTGACCGGACCCCAAGGCTGGAAAAGCAGACTGCAGCCAAACCGAAACAGCAAAGGATTGTCCGCAAAGCTCTATTTTGTTTTTTGA
- a CDS encoding glycosyl hydrolase, with product MNPSLALEKASEVYAYMKRGTAGLVRETASEVDHDPASWGMDIDDWDWNAGVGLVAISDYYERTRKPEVLEYLSGWVAKNKHQCAKKDHVNYLAPLAIYPDMYQRTRDPYYYDIAVDYADWVLASAGRSKEGVFFHGHSVSDEVWADTVFMALVFLSRTARLTANEAMAREVYFQLLSHLQLLQDEKTGVLYHGWHCVHKNFMSGALWTRGNSWIVIGAPFIMEAIGALVPMPEEILTRYKKLVDGLLSFQAENGLWHTVMTRPDFYQETSGSAGIAGGIMKAVRLHMLDAGYQAKAFKAMEGVVAQIDAEGAVQGVSGGTPIMPTIDAYGKLTRYPTLYGQGLTLMMLCEYLHGRQPA from the coding sequence ATGAATCCATCATTAGCGCTGGAAAAGGCAAGCGAGGTATATGCCTATATGAAGAGAGGTACAGCGGGATTGGTGCGCGAGACCGCCAGTGAAGTGGATCACGATCCCGCCAGCTGGGGCATGGATATCGATGACTGGGATTGGAATGCCGGCGTCGGCCTGGTGGCCATCTCTGATTATTACGAGCGAACCCGCAAGCCCGAAGTGCTGGAATATCTCTCCGGCTGGGTCGCTAAAAACAAGCACCAGTGCGCCAAGAAAGACCACGTGAACTATTTGGCGCCGCTGGCCATCTATCCCGACATGTATCAGCGCACTCGAGATCCCTATTATTACGACATCGCCGTCGACTATGCGGACTGGGTTTTGGCCTCAGCAGGCAGATCCAAAGAGGGTGTTTTCTTTCACGGCCATTCCGTTTCGGACGAAGTGTGGGCGGATACGGTGTTCATGGCCCTGGTGTTCCTTTCCCGCACCGCCAGGCTCACCGCCAATGAAGCCATGGCCCGGGAGGTCTACTTTCAGCTGCTGTCCCATCTGCAGCTGCTGCAGGATGAAAAGACCGGGGTTCTGTATCACGGCTGGCATTGCGTGCATAAAAATTTCATGTCCGGCGCACTGTGGACCAGGGGCAATTCCTGGATCGTGATCGGCGCTCCCTTTATTATGGAGGCGATCGGTGCGTTGGTGCCGATGCCGGAGGAAATTCTCACCCGATACAAAAAACTGGTGGACGGCCTTTTAAGCTTTCAGGCTGAGAACGGACTGTGGCACACGGTGATGACCCGTCCGGATTTTTATCAGGAGACCTCCGGCAGCGCGGGCATTGCCGGCGGCATCATGAAGGCGGTTCGGCTGCATATGCTGGACGCCGGTTATCAGGCCAAGGCGTTCAAGGCCATGGAGGGCGTCGTGGCGCAGATCGACGCAGAGGGCGCGGTACAGGGTGTATCCGGCGGAACGCCCATCATGCCGACCATCGATGCATACGGCAAATTAACCCGGTACCCGACGCTCTATGGCCAGGGACTGACGCTGATGATGCTCTGTGAGTATCTGCATGGACGGCAGCCAGCCTGA
- a CDS encoding sugar phosphate isomerase/epimerase, with translation MDSPLPLRIGARAHDFGCLTAAELAAKIAARKMSCVQLAIGKAIAGIDLKPGLLNPGLAFDIGRAFRTHGLQIAVLGCYVNPLYPDPQVRRSLLGLFKEHLRYARDFGNGLVALETGSLNADYSPHPDNQSEAAFQQSLASIAELVAEAEKFGVIVGIEGVASHAVSTPKKMRRMLDAVSSNNLQVVFDPVNLLSLENYRDQQAVFNESFDLYGDRIAIIHAKDYVVEDGRIKTAAMGTGLLCWDLVMKFAVERKPGISILLEETSEDTAEDSARFLRQVAKSL, from the coding sequence ATGGATTCCCCTTTGCCCCTTCGCATCGGCGCGCGCGCCCATGATTTCGGTTGTCTCACTGCGGCAGAGCTCGCAGCAAAAATAGCCGCCAGAAAGATGAGCTGTGTGCAGCTGGCGATCGGCAAGGCCATTGCCGGCATCGATCTGAAACCCGGCCTGCTGAATCCCGGGCTTGCCTTTGACATCGGCCGCGCGTTCCGGACCCATGGCCTGCAGATCGCGGTCCTGGGCTGTTATGTGAACCCGCTGTATCCGGATCCGCAGGTGCGCCGTTCGCTGCTCGGCCTTTTCAAGGAGCATCTGCGCTATGCCCGCGATTTCGGCAACGGGCTGGTGGCCCTGGAGACCGGATCGCTCAACGCCGATTATTCGCCGCATCCGGACAATCAGAGTGAGGCGGCGTTTCAGCAGTCGCTGGCCAGCATCGCCGAACTGGTTGCCGAAGCGGAAAAGTTCGGCGTCATTGTCGGCATCGAAGGGGTCGCTTCGCATGCGGTTTCAACGCCGAAAAAAATGCGCCGCATGCTCGATGCCGTGTCTTCGAACAATCTGCAGGTGGTCTTTGATCCGGTGAACCTGCTTTCGTTGGAAAACTATCGCGACCAGCAAGCGGTGTTCAACGAATCGTTTGACCTCTACGGCGACCGCATCGCCATTATTCACGCCAAAGATTACGTGGTCGAGGACGGCCGGATCAAAACCGCGGCCATGGGAACCGGCTTGTTGTGCTGGGACCTGGTGATGAAATTCGCCGTGGAGCGCAAACCCGGCATCAGCATTCTGCTGGAAGAGACCAGCGAGGACACGGCAGAGGACAGTGCGCGATTTCTGCGTCAGGTGGCCAAGTCGCTTTGA